A single window of Cetobacterium sp. 8H DNA harbors:
- a CDS encoding nucleobase:cation symporter-2 family protein codes for MSVKVLEANEKVEAVHQKLEYKSLFLLGVQHVAAMCAGAIAVPMILGESLGLGQNEINILVSATLMMAGIGTFIQTLNIHDRVGAKLPIVEGVSFAGVSALVAVGLSYRGTDPIFGLQVMFGATILSGIFAFLVAPVFGKLLKYFPPLVSGVVVTSMGLSLIPVALRWVAGAPKSSNYLSVNNIVLALITIAIILTIQKLSKGFLGNIAILLGIFLGTLIAIPMGLADFSTLQNAGIFTINTPLQFGVPKFELTAVLSLFLVQLVIMTDATGNQINLSDICSVNPDQKTIVAGLRGHGLTSMLAGMFNSFPHSLFGQNVGIAAITGVKSRYVGTAAGIILLITSFFPKVIAILTSIPSPVLGGAGIIMFGIVAANGIKRLGTVSYDRNKNLVIVATSLGMALAPIATPQLFTNFPQWGKILFQSPVTLGTLTVLILNIVFNEFDRK; via the coding sequence ATGAGTGTTAAAGTATTGGAGGCTAATGAAAAAGTAGAAGCAGTTCACCAAAAACTGGAATATAAAAGCTTATTTTTGTTGGGGGTACAGCATGTTGCAGCAATGTGTGCTGGAGCAATAGCAGTTCCTATGATTTTAGGTGAAAGTTTAGGATTAGGTCAAAATGAGATAAATATTTTAGTAAGTGCAACCTTGATGATGGCAGGAATAGGAACTTTTATTCAAACGTTAAATATTCACGATAGAGTTGGTGCAAAACTACCGATAGTTGAAGGCGTTAGTTTTGCGGGGGTGTCAGCTTTAGTTGCTGTAGGGTTAAGTTATCGAGGTACTGATCCAATTTTTGGTTTACAAGTTATGTTTGGAGCAACAATATTATCAGGAATATTCGCATTCTTAGTAGCTCCTGTTTTTGGAAAGCTACTGAAGTATTTCCCACCATTAGTTTCTGGTGTGGTAGTTACATCTATGGGGCTATCACTAATTCCTGTAGCTCTTAGATGGGTGGCAGGAGCCCCTAAAAGTTCAAATTATCTAAGTGTAAATAATATAGTTTTAGCTTTGATAACTATCGCAATAATACTTACTATCCAGAAGTTATCTAAAGGGTTTTTAGGAAATATAGCTATACTTTTAGGGATATTTTTGGGAACACTTATTGCAATTCCAATGGGATTAGCAGATTTTTCAACACTACAAAACGCAGGTATTTTTACAATAAACACACCATTACAATTTGGAGTTCCAAAATTTGAATTGACGGCAGTTTTATCTCTGTTTTTAGTTCAGCTAGTTATTATGACGGATGCAACAGGAAATCAGATAAATCTTTCAGATATATGCTCAGTTAATCCGGATCAAAAGACTATTGTTGCTGGATTAAGAGGACATGGTTTAACAAGTATGTTAGCTGGAATGTTTAATAGTTTTCCACACTCATTATTTGGGCAAAACGTTGGAATAGCAGCAATAACAGGAGTTAAGAGTAGATATGTAGGAACAGCTGCAGGAATAATACTTTTAATTACAAGCTTTTTTCCTAAAGTTATAGCTATTTTAACATCAATTCCATCACCAGTTTTAGGTGGAGCTGGAATAATAATGTTTGGAATAGTAGCAGCGAATGGAATTAAAAGATTAGGAACTGTAAGCTATGATAGAAATAAAAATTTAGTTATCGTTGCAACAAGTTTAGGAATGGCATTGGCACCAATTGCAACAC
- the ssnA gene encoding putative aminohydrolase SsnA — MIIGNGRVITHDFDNPYLENGAVYISKGKIIEVGETKSLLEKYPKAEYIDAEDKLIMPGIINTHHHIYSAFARGMASTGASPQNFQEILETLWWKVDKKLSHEDIKYSALTTYIDSVKNGVTTLFDHHAGPTSIKGSLDVIAKAAKKLGIRTCLCYEVSDRDGLDKMQEGIEENIDFIKKCEKDNTNMIKGMFGLHASFTLSDESLKKCQDAMRGVNAGYHVHVAEGIGDLHDCLNKYGKRVVERLFDFDILGEKTIAVHCIHVNEFELELLKNTNTNVVHNPESNMGNAVGCAPVLETFSKGINIGLGTDGFTNDMFESLKVANILHKHNKCNPSVAWGEIPVMLFENNKKITEKYFEGKFGILKEGANADVIVVDYDPLTEINQNNYNSHLLFGVMGKNVVTTIIDGKIVMKDRKILTLDEKEVFKKSREVSKKMWNRN; from the coding sequence GTGATAATAGGAAATGGAAGAGTAATTACTCATGATTTTGATAATCCTTACTTGGAAAATGGGGCGGTTTATATCTCTAAAGGAAAAATAATAGAGGTTGGAGAAACAAAATCTCTACTAGAAAAATATCCAAAAGCAGAATATATAGACGCCGAAGATAAACTTATAATGCCAGGGATTATCAATACACATCACCATATATATAGTGCTTTTGCAAGGGGGATGGCATCAACAGGTGCCTCTCCTCAAAACTTCCAGGAAATTTTAGAAACTTTGTGGTGGAAAGTCGATAAAAAATTAAGTCATGAGGATATAAAATATAGTGCTTTAACAACATATATAGACTCTGTAAAAAATGGTGTAACAACACTTTTTGATCATCATGCAGGACCTACATCAATAAAAGGAAGTTTAGATGTAATAGCTAAAGCTGCTAAAAAATTAGGGATAAGAACTTGCTTATGTTATGAAGTTTCAGATAGAGATGGATTAGATAAAATGCAAGAAGGGATAGAAGAGAATATAGATTTTATAAAAAAATGTGAAAAAGATAATACAAATATGATTAAAGGAATGTTTGGTCTTCACGCCTCTTTTACTCTATCAGATGAGAGCTTAAAAAAATGCCAAGATGCTATGAGAGGAGTTAATGCAGGTTATCATGTTCATGTTGCGGAAGGAATAGGGGACTTACATGATTGCCTAAATAAATATGGAAAAAGAGTCGTTGAAAGGTTATTTGATTTCGATATTTTAGGAGAAAAAACTATAGCTGTTCACTGTATACATGTAAATGAATTTGAACTGGAGTTACTAAAAAATACAAATACAAATGTGGTTCATAATCCAGAATCCAACATGGGGAATGCTGTTGGATGTGCACCTGTGTTAGAAACTTTTTCTAAGGGAATAAATATTGGATTAGGAACGGACGGATTTACAAATGATATGTTTGAATCTTTAAAAGTTGCAAATATACTTCACAAACATAATAAATGCAACCCTTCTGTTGCTTGGGGAGAGATTCCTGTTATGTTATTTGAAAATAATAAAAAAATAACAGAAAAATATTTTGAAGGAAAATTTGGGATTTTAAAAGAAGGGGCAAATGCAGATGTTATAGTTGTTGATTATGACCCACTAACAGAGATAAATCAAAATAATTACAATAGTCATCTATTATTTGGAGTTATGGGTAAAAATGTTGTAACAACTATAATAGATGGAAAAATAGTTATGAAAGACAGAAAGATATTAACACTAGATGAGAAAGAGGTTTTTAAAAAATCAAGAGAAGTTTCAAAAAAAATGTGGAATAGAAACTAA
- a CDS encoding amidohydrolase family protein encodes MKILIKNGYIVDGNKTPMYKGDLLVEDKVIKKIGKIEEDVDRVIDVNGRIVCPGFIDTHSHSDLLNLVNPYNQIKIRQGITTEILGQDGISMAPLPKQYISSWRKNIAGLDGESAEIDWEYETTDNYLKMMEKNGIGLNEAYLVPHGNVRMEAMGLEGRAATKSEIERMCEITRREMEAGAFGLSTGLIYIPCAYSETEELIEMCKVVAEFDGALVIHQRSEADTIVDSMKEVIEIGKKSGVKIHFSHFKICGKNNWKYLDEMLELLEEAKKEGIEISFDQYPYAAGSTMLGVILPPWAHAGGTDELMKRLASPEERNKMISDMENGIPGWDNFVEFAGLDQIFVTSVKTDKNKDLIGKNLLEIGKIRGKDPYNATFDLLLQEENAVGMVDFYGLEEHVIKILKRPEQNVCTDGLLSGKPHPRAYGSFPRVLGRYVREQKILSTEEAIYKMTKKAAEAFGIKNRGVLKEGNFADILVINMETVIDKGTYVEPTQYPEGIDYVVINGNVVLENGRYNKILAGEVIRRK; translated from the coding sequence ATGAAAATTTTAATAAAAAATGGATATATTGTTGATGGAAATAAAACTCCTATGTATAAAGGAGATCTTTTAGTAGAGGATAAAGTTATAAAAAAAATAGGAAAAATCGAGGAAGATGTCGATAGAGTTATAGATGTTAATGGACGAATTGTGTGCCCAGGTTTTATTGATACTCATAGTCATTCAGACCTTTTAAATCTAGTTAATCCATATAATCAGATAAAAATTCGTCAGGGGATAACTACTGAAATTTTAGGACAAGATGGGATATCGATGGCTCCATTGCCAAAGCAATATATAAGCTCTTGGAGAAAAAATATAGCGGGCTTAGATGGTGAATCAGCTGAAATAGATTGGGAGTATGAAACAACAGATAATTATCTAAAAATGATGGAAAAAAATGGAATTGGATTGAACGAAGCTTATCTAGTTCCTCATGGAAATGTGAGAATGGAAGCCATGGGCCTAGAAGGAAGAGCAGCGACAAAATCAGAAATAGAAAGAATGTGCGAAATAACAAGGCGTGAAATGGAAGCTGGAGCTTTTGGTCTATCAACAGGACTAATCTATATTCCTTGCGCTTATTCGGAAACCGAAGAACTAATAGAGATGTGTAAAGTTGTGGCTGAATTTGATGGAGCTTTGGTTATTCATCAAAGAAGTGAAGCTGACACAATAGTGGATTCAATGAAAGAAGTTATAGAGATAGGAAAGAAATCGGGAGTAAAAATTCACTTTTCTCATTTTAAAATATGTGGAAAAAATAACTGGAAATATTTAGATGAGATGCTTGAGCTATTAGAGGAAGCTAAAAAGGAAGGGATTGAAATATCTTTTGATCAATATCCATATGCAGCAGGAAGTACAATGTTAGGAGTAATTTTACCTCCTTGGGCTCATGCAGGAGGAACAGATGAGCTTATGAAACGATTAGCAAGTCCTGAAGAAAGAAATAAAATGATATCTGACATGGAGAATGGAATTCCAGGATGGGATAATTTTGTTGAATTCGCAGGCTTAGATCAAATATTTGTAACTTCTGTAAAAACAGATAAGAATAAAGATTTGATTGGTAAAAACTTATTAGAGATAGGAAAAATAAGAGGAAAAGATCCGTATAATGCAACATTTGATCTTTTACTTCAAGAAGAGAATGCTGTTGGAATGGTAGATTTTTATGGTCTAGAAGAGCATGTTATAAAGATTTTAAAAAGACCAGAACAAAATGTATGCACGGATGGATTATTATCAGGAAAACCACATCCAAGAGCGTATGGTTCATTTCCAAGAGTTCTTGGAAGATACGTGAGAGAACAGAAGATTTTATCAACAGAAGAGGCCATTTATAAAATGACTAAAAAAGCAGCAGAAGCTTTTGGAATAAAAAATCGTGGAGTTCTAAAAGAGGGGAATTTTGCAGATATTTTAGTTATAAATATGGAAACAGTCATAGATAAAGGGACATATGTAGAGCCAACTCAATATCCAGAAGGGATAGATTATGTAGTTATAAATGGAAATGTTGTTCTTGAAAATGGGAGATACAACAAAATTCTAGCGGGAGAAGTTATAAGAAGAAAATAG
- a CDS encoding YgeY family selenium metabolism-linked hydrolase, producing MFSKEREEQLIKLCQDLIKAPSYSGQEGEVAQVIEKAFKKLGFDECFVDVYGNIIGKIQGKHPGKKILFDGHIDTVPVPDASKWTYGPFDATIADGKLYGRGTSDMKGQVGAMISACAYFAEDCKKDFAGEIYVAGVVHEECFEGIAARKISEAVKPDYVVIGECSELNLKIGQRGRGEIVVETFGKPAHSANPDKGINAVYKMATVIQEINKLEAPVHPVLGKGILELVDIKSSPYPGASVVPEYCRSTYDRRLLVGETMESVIEPLQRLAERLMKEDPQMKIKVSYSTGKEMCYTGNVIEGERFFPGWLYEKDDEFTKIAYEGLKSVGLNPEITQYSFCTNGSHYAGEAKIPTIGFGPSRENLAHTIDEHIEISQLIKGTEGYYGILKSLYKR from the coding sequence ATGTTTTCAAAAGAGAGAGAGGAACAGTTAATAAAATTATGTCAGGACTTAATAAAAGCACCGAGCTATTCTGGACAAGAGGGAGAAGTTGCACAGGTAATTGAGAAGGCTTTTAAAAAATTAGGATTTGATGAGTGTTTTGTTGATGTTTATGGAAATATAATAGGAAAAATTCAAGGAAAGCATCCAGGGAAAAAGATATTATTTGACGGTCATATAGATACAGTGCCTGTTCCAGATGCATCAAAATGGACTTATGGACCATTCGATGCAACAATAGCTGATGGAAAACTTTATGGAAGAGGAACATCTGATATGAAAGGACAAGTAGGAGCTATGATCTCAGCTTGTGCTTACTTTGCAGAAGATTGTAAAAAGGATTTTGCAGGGGAGATATACGTAGCAGGAGTAGTTCACGAAGAGTGTTTTGAAGGAATAGCAGCGAGAAAGATAAGTGAGGCTGTAAAACCTGACTATGTTGTAATCGGTGAATGTTCAGAGCTTAATTTAAAAATAGGACAAAGAGGAAGAGGAGAAATTGTTGTTGAAACATTTGGAAAACCAGCTCATTCTGCAAATCCGGATAAAGGAATAAACGCTGTGTATAAAATGGCAACAGTAATTCAAGAGATTAATAAATTGGAAGCTCCGGTTCATCCAGTATTAGGTAAAGGTATTTTAGAATTAGTTGACATTAAGTCTTCTCCATATCCAGGAGCGTCTGTAGTGCCTGAATATTGCAGATCAACATATGATAGAAGATTACTTGTAGGGGAAACAATGGAAAGTGTAATAGAACCACTACAGAGATTAGCGGAGAGATTGATGAAAGAAGATCCACAAATGAAAATAAAGGTATCTTATTCTACTGGAAAAGAGATGTGTTACACAGGAAATGTAATTGAAGGTGAAAGATTCTTCCCAGGATGGCTATATGAAAAGGATGATGAATTTACAAAAATAGCATATGAAGGATTAAAGTCAGTTGGATTAAATCCAGAAATAACTCAATATTCGTTCTGTACAAATGGGTCTCACTATGCAGGAGAGGCAAAGATACCAACTATAGGGTTTGGACCTTCAAGAGAAAATCTTGCTCACACAATAGATGAACATATAGAGATATCTCAGTTAATAAAAGGAACAGAAGGTTATTACGGTATTTTAAAATCTCTTTACAAAAGATAA
- the dpaL gene encoding diaminopropionate ammonia-lyase, with translation MSNKIKYTFNEIEKGDLEKCLEILTEKEVKKAKDFHSSFPQYEVTPLAKLDNLAKNIGLSGIYVKDESYRFGLNAFKVLGGSFAMAKYLASRLGEDISKLGYERLTSKEIKEKLGDVTFYTATDGNHGRGVAWTANKLKQKSVVYMPFGSSKTRLENIKKEGADASITDMNYDDAVRLAAKNAAETNGVMVQDTAWDGYEEIPTWIMQGYGTMALEAIDQLKAYGVNRPTHIILQAGVGSLAAAIQGVFASIYGKDCPITVIAESDLADCLYKSALAKDGKPRFVGGTMQTIMAGLACGEPNTIGWEILKNYSTAFLSCPDWSAANGMRILGNPMSQDDYVKSGESGAVTTGVLYEIMTNDEYKELRDKLKLNEESKVLLFSTEGDTDPKKYREIVWLGDCHK, from the coding sequence ATGTCAAATAAAATTAAATATACTTTTAATGAGATAGAAAAAGGAGATTTAGAAAAATGTCTAGAGATTTTAACTGAAAAAGAGGTAAAAAAAGCGAAAGATTTTCATAGTAGCTTTCCACAATATGAGGTAACACCGTTAGCAAAATTAGATAATCTAGCTAAAAATATAGGTTTATCGGGGATTTATGTAAAAGATGAATCATATAGATTTGGTCTAAATGCATTTAAAGTTTTAGGTGGATCATTTGCAATGGCAAAATACCTGGCCTCGAGATTAGGTGAGGATATCTCTAAATTAGGTTATGAGAGACTTACTTCAAAAGAGATAAAAGAAAAATTAGGAGATGTTACTTTTTATACAGCAACAGATGGAAATCATGGAAGAGGAGTAGCTTGGACAGCTAATAAATTAAAACAAAAATCAGTTGTATATATGCCTTTTGGATCTTCAAAAACAAGACTAGAAAATATAAAAAAAGAGGGAGCAGATGCTTCTATAACTGATATGAATTATGATGATGCGGTGAGATTAGCAGCTAAGAATGCGGCAGAAACTAATGGTGTGATGGTACAAGACACAGCTTGGGATGGATATGAAGAGATTCCAACTTGGATAATGCAAGGATATGGAACTATGGCATTAGAAGCGATAGATCAATTAAAAGCTTACGGTGTTAATAGACCAACTCATATAATCTTACAAGCGGGTGTAGGATCGCTAGCAGCAGCTATTCAGGGTGTATTCGCATCAATCTATGGAAAAGATTGCCCTATAACAGTTATCGCAGAGTCGGATTTAGCAGATTGTCTATATAAATCAGCTCTAGCAAAAGATGGAAAACCTAGATTTGTTGGAGGAACAATGCAAACAATTATGGCAGGATTAGCTTGCGGAGAACCAAATACAATCGGTTGGGAAATTTTAAAAAACTACTCAACAGCTTTTCTATCTTGCCCGGATTGGAGTGCTGCTAATGGAATGAGAATTTTAGGAAATCCAATGTCTCAAGATGACTATGTAAAATCAGGAGAATCGGGAGCTGTAACAACAGGTGTTCTTTATGAAATCATGACAAATGATGAATATAAGGAGTTAAGAGATAAGTTAAAACTAAATGAAGAATCGAAAGTTTTATTGTTTAGTACTGAGGGGGATACAGATCCTAAAAAATATAGAGAGATAGTTTGGTTAGGAGATTGTCATAAATAA
- a CDS encoding sigma-54-dependent Fis family transcriptional regulator yields the protein MENFLLNIKNEVQKYAETISQIIQMDVEIMDSNFIRVAGTGILKKKVGISMNDESHIYKNVLETGKETIILEPKKDSRCLNCPTINTCKEQLEVSTPIFLGNKVIGVIGIICFTNSQKLNFIKKKDKYLLFLKQISEFISSQAYLYLEASTTQSKKDFLNTILNKIEDGVIIYNNDLEVIYINEVAQNLFETTLTKEVIFIENLKDTFLEKQEFSLIYNNKKIKVLGTEFQFSSFEKAIIFREKKALHNSILQILNSTTGTLVKDFIFYSDSMKKLYDRIDKISKNPSTVLITGESGTGKEIVARTIHMNSNRVNNPFIAVNCGAIPDTLLESEFFGYVKGSFTGADPRGKIGKFELANGGTLFLDEIGDMPLYMQIKLLRVIQERKIIRIGSNQLIDIDVRIIAATNQNLEKLVELGEFRKDLYYRLNVVPLEVPPLRARPADIFIFAEHFAEKYATLFNKRFFNISTEVLKIFENYSWPGNVRELENTIEYMINLMDEKGILLPIHLPQKFLAVENNFKFENKTLKNMEIEMISALLKKYGNSTENKKQIAQILGIGIATLYRKIEQYNIKH from the coding sequence ATGGAAAACTTTCTTTTAAATATAAAAAATGAGGTTCAAAAATATGCAGAAACAATTTCTCAAATCATCCAAATGGATGTTGAAATTATGGATTCAAACTTTATAAGAGTTGCTGGAACAGGTATACTTAAAAAAAAGGTTGGAATATCTATGAATGATGAATCTCATATTTATAAAAATGTTTTAGAGACTGGAAAAGAAACTATTATTTTAGAACCTAAAAAGGACTCTCGTTGTTTAAATTGCCCTACTATCAATACATGTAAAGAGCAATTAGAAGTTTCTACTCCAATATTTTTAGGAAATAAAGTTATCGGTGTTATTGGAATTATTTGTTTTACAAATTCACAAAAGTTAAATTTTATTAAAAAAAAGGATAAGTATTTATTGTTTTTGAAACAGATTTCTGAATTTATATCGTCTCAGGCTTACCTTTATTTAGAAGCTTCAACAACTCAATCGAAAAAAGATTTTTTAAATACAATTTTAAATAAAATTGAAGATGGGGTTATTATTTATAATAACGATTTAGAAGTTATATATATCAACGAGGTTGCGCAAAATCTTTTTGAAACTACACTTACAAAAGAAGTTATTTTTATTGAAAATTTAAAAGATACTTTTTTAGAAAAACAAGAATTTTCCCTGATTTATAATAATAAAAAAATTAAAGTTTTAGGAACAGAATTTCAATTCTCTTCATTTGAAAAAGCTATCATATTTAGAGAAAAAAAAGCTCTGCACAACTCTATCTTACAAATTTTAAACTCAACAACAGGAACACTAGTTAAAGACTTTATCTTTTATTCAGATTCTATGAAAAAACTTTATGATAGAATTGATAAAATTTCAAAAAATCCATCAACAGTCCTAATAACAGGAGAAAGTGGTACTGGAAAAGAGATTGTAGCTAGAACTATACATATGAATAGTAATAGGGTTAACAACCCTTTTATTGCTGTCAATTGTGGAGCTATTCCGGATACTCTTTTAGAAAGTGAATTCTTTGGATATGTTAAAGGTTCTTTTACAGGAGCTGATCCTAGGGGGAAAATTGGAAAATTTGAACTTGCTAATGGAGGAACTTTATTTTTAGATGAAATTGGTGACATGCCTCTTTATATGCAGATAAAACTTTTAAGAGTTATACAAGAGAGGAAAATAATTCGAATTGGGTCTAATCAGCTTATTGATATAGATGTTAGAATAATTGCCGCGACCAATCAAAATTTAGAAAAACTTGTTGAACTTGGTGAATTTAGAAAAGATTTGTATTATAGACTTAATGTTGTCCCCTTGGAAGTTCCACCACTTAGAGCAAGACCTGCTGATATTTTTATTTTTGCTGAACATTTTGCTGAAAAATATGCAACTCTATTTAACAAACGATTTTTTAATATATCAACAGAAGTTTTAAAGATATTTGAAAATTATAGTTGGCCCGGAAATGTCAGAGAACTAGAAAATACAATTGAATATATGATCAATCTTATGGATGAAAAAGGAATACTTCTCCCTATACATCTTCCACAAAAATTTTTAGCAGTTGAAAATAATTTTAAATTTGAAAATAAAACTTTAAAAAATATGGAAATAGAAATGATATCTGCTCTTTTGAAAAAATATGGAAATTCTACTGAAAATAAGAAACAAATTGCACAAATTTTAGGAATTGGAATAGCAACTTTATATAGAAAAATAGAGCAATACAATATAAAACACTAG
- a CDS encoding S24 family peptidase translates to MKTEFGKYLEKFMNKNSYTLEYISKQTESSLSVVGHYRKGIRIPKDDFVERFIQKFVKNEVEANLIRYIVAYDRTPDLIKKKLEEIKVEKKSKIISLPVLGKAAAGMGHVNFEDNIKMEILNSISSEGIPKGAFMVEVTGDSMFPTLSDGDLVILDPKAKDKESIQGKVCVLTYHDQTYIKRVKFQDGIVRLISDNFDKKKYSDIVIKDEELEYLKCHGSVIESRRKH, encoded by the coding sequence TTGAAAACAGAATTTGGAAAGTACTTAGAAAAATTTATGAATAAAAACAGCTATACGTTAGAATATATATCCAAACAAACAGAATCTTCTTTATCTGTAGTTGGTCATTATAGAAAAGGGATTAGAATTCCAAAGGATGATTTTGTAGAAAGATTTATCCAAAAATTTGTAAAAAATGAAGTAGAAGCTAATCTAATAAGATATATTGTTGCTTATGATAGAACTCCTGATTTAATTAAAAAAAAGCTTGAAGAGATAAAGGTAGAAAAAAAATCTAAAATAATTTCATTACCTGTTTTAGGAAAAGCAGCAGCAGGAATGGGACATGTAAACTTTGAAGATAATATTAAAATGGAGATTTTAAATTCTATCTCTAGTGAAGGGATTCCAAAAGGAGCTTTTATGGTAGAAGTAACAGGAGATTCTATGTTTCCAACACTTTCTGATGGAGATTTGGTAATACTTGATCCGAAAGCAAAAGATAAAGAGTCTATTCAAGGAAAAGTTTGTGTTTTAACTTATCATGATCAAACATATATAAAGAGGGTAAAATTTCAAGATGGGATAGTTAGATTAATTTCTGATAATTTCGATAAGAAAAAATATTCAGATATAGTTATAAAAGATGAGGAGCTAGAATATTTGAAGTGCCATGGTTCAGTCATAGAAAGTAGAAGAAAACACTAG
- a CDS encoding MATE family efflux transporter, with product MDLTKGNIKNLIMKISIPASMGFFFNTLFNITDTYFTSYIGVTALAGLSLSFPVFFILISIGSGIGMGVSALISNSIGEGDREKALEIARDSVSLSIIIGILITIFGLYFNKALFELMGAHGEALYYGLKYTKWTFIGAVFFCINMVFNGILVAQGNTATYRNFLVVGFFLNVILDPFFIFVLNTTTDGVAIATVLVQMIGNVYLYFKVKSSTLICGENYSIKIPKLKNILAILNQGLPASFNMMTMAVGVFVINHYIQRVGGENAIASYGISTRIEQLALLPAIGLNSAALSITGQNFGAKNFLRIKEVFYKTLGYGLIIMSIAMVIILPVAPFLFRIFTKNIHVIEYGIDYFRVELFTFNSYVFLNISDAVLRGLKYPKFTILIGFYRQFLMPMLLFPIFIEKLNGIFGIWIGIMVINWSAAFIALIYLKYIYNKVSKIKGRH from the coding sequence ATGGATTTAACAAAAGGAAATATTAAAAATCTTATAATGAAAATATCAATTCCTGCAAGTATGGGATTTTTTTTTAATACCTTATTCAATATAACAGATACCTATTTTACAAGTTATATAGGAGTAACCGCTCTTGCTGGATTATCTTTATCTTTTCCAGTTTTTTTTATTTTAATATCTATAGGTTCTGGTATAGGTATGGGAGTAAGTGCTTTGATATCTAATTCAATAGGTGAAGGAGATAGAGAAAAAGCACTCGAAATTGCAAGAGATTCAGTATCACTTTCAATTATTATAGGGATTCTTATTACTATATTTGGACTCTATTTTAATAAAGCTCTCTTTGAGCTTATGGGTGCACATGGTGAAGCACTCTATTATGGACTTAAATATACAAAATGGACTTTTATAGGAGCGGTATTTTTTTGTATAAATATGGTTTTTAATGGAATTTTAGTAGCACAGGGAAATACAGCGACATATAGAAATTTTTTGGTTGTGGGATTTTTTTTAAATGTGATATTAGATCCATTTTTTATTTTTGTTTTAAACACAACAACAGATGGGGTAGCTATAGCAACAGTATTGGTTCAAATGATTGGAAATGTTTACTTGTATTTCAAAGTAAAAAGTTCAACACTGATATGTGGTGAAAATTACAGTATAAAAATTCCAAAATTAAAAAATATTTTAGCTATACTAAATCAAGGGCTTCCTGCTAGCTTTAATATGATGACTATGGCAGTTGGAGTTTTTGTAATCAATCACTATATTCAAAGAGTAGGTGGTGAAAATGCAATAGCATCTTATGGAATTTCAACTAGAATAGAGCAGTTAGCCCTTTTGCCTGCGATAGGATTGAATAGTGCAGCTTTGAGTATAACAGGACAAAATTTTGGAGCTAAGAATTTCTTAAGAATCAAAGAGGTATTTTATAAAACTTTAGGTTATGGCCTTATAATAATGAGTATAGCAATGGTTATAATATTGCCAGTTGCTCCTTTTTTATTCAGAATTTTTACAAAAAATATACATGTAATAGAATACGGAATAGATTATTTTAGAGTTGAATTATTTACATTTAACTCCTATGTTTTTTTGAACATATCCGATGCAGTTTTAAGAGGATTAAAATATCCTAAATTTACAATTTTAATAGGATTTTATAGACAATTTTTAATGCCAATGCTTTTATTTCCAATATTTATAGAAAAATTAAATGGGATTTTTGGAATTTGGATTGGAATAATGGTTATCAATTGGAGTGCTGCATTTATAGCTTTGATTTATTTGAAATACATTTATAATAAAGTTAGTAAAATAAAAGGAAGACATTAA